Proteins encoded within one genomic window of Brassica rapa cultivar Chiifu-401-42 chromosome A09, CAAS_Brap_v3.01, whole genome shotgun sequence:
- the LOC103843785 gene encoding pathogenesis-related protein 1A-like, whose translation MELRKRGLRAPFIIFAAIVLFLLQFWAVTGQINHSELSTQIAVNSSSGTSTRFLSSSSPLSLTGKRSSFRFRWRRRRHHRNKVNRASIQFLYAHNLIRARVGEPPLRWDGRLAAYARRWARQRVGDCRLVHSNGPYGENIFWAGQNNWRTINIVKVWADENKFYDVKANTCEPGQMCGHYTQIVWRDSTKVGCARVDCSNGGLYAICVYNPPGNYEGENPFGNYEDQIGLVREDPPAVVVTPF comes from the coding sequence ATGGAGCTTCGTAAACGGGGATTACGAGCTCCCTTTATCATATTCGCCGCCATTGTGTTATTCCTCCTTCAGTTTTGGGCCGTGACGGGCCAAATTAATCACAGCGAGCTTTCTACACAGATCGCCGTTAACTCTTCGTCAGGGACAAGTACTCGCTTCCTGTCCTCATCATCACCACTATCGTTAACCGGGAAACGATCCTCGTTCAGGTTCAGGTGGAGGAGAAGACGACATCATCGTAACAAAGTAAACAGAGCGAGCATTCAGTTTCTATACGCACACAACCTCATACGAGCCCGCGTGGGAGAACCACCGTTACGATGGGACGGAAGACTAGCGGCGTACGCGCGTAGGTGGGCCAGACAGCGTGTTGGGGACTGTAGGCTTGTTCACTCCAACGGTCCGTatggagaaaatatattttgggcGGGACAGAATAACTGGAGGACCATAAATATCGTTAAAGTGTGGGCCGATGAGAACAAGTTTTACGACGTGAAGGCTAACACGTGTGAGCCGGGACAAATGTGTGGACACTACACGCAGATCGTGTGGAGAGACAGCACGAAGGTTGGGTGTGCACGTGTGGATTGCTCAAATGGTGGTCTTTATGCGATTTGCGTTTATAATCCACCTGGAAATTACGAAGGTGAGAACCCGTTTGGAAATTATGAAGACCAGATTGGTCTTGTCCGGGAGGATCCACCGGCGGTGGTCGTTACTCCATTTTAA